The DNA sequence CGCGAAGGACCCGGCGGCGATACGGCGAGGCGGATGGAGCGCGCCGCGCCGGAGAAGGCGCAGTGGCGAGCCCTTCATTTTGATTTTGCCGAGAGGTTGCGGCGCCTTTACGCCGACACGGAATTGGCCGAAGAAGTCAAGCGGACTAAAAAACGAGAGGTGTTGCTGGAATTTGTTCAGCAATCACAGAAATTGCGCGCCGGTTTCAGGGCCTTTTTGCCCGCTCCGCCGCAAATTGCAGATGTGAATAATGCTTACTTTCTTGGCTATTTGCGATATAGTTCTGGCAGCAGCTATTTTGAACGCCAATTTAACGCTGCCAACCGTTCCTGGCGCGCGTTTTTTGAGCGAATGGAAGGCTTGCAGGCGCTCAGCGCAGAGCAAAGACGCGCTCTACTGCATGACGAGCCGGCCGGCGAACCATCCGGAATGTAGCGATCTGTTAGCGTCTATTTCAACAATTTACCTCTCTAAACCGTTCCGCAATGAAAAAGAAGGGTTAAATGAGTTGACGTCAGAGGATTGTTGATTTCCCGATCAATGTATGGCAGCATCATCCAGTCTTCTTCTTTCCATTGGCGCCGCATATCGCGGCTCCCTGGAGATTATCAGAAAGTCGGCGGTTCTTAAAGATAAGCATTCAACCCTTGCCGTCTCCATTCTGCAGTACGTAGATCGTAATAGCGGCGTGGCGCAGGGCGAACTCGGGCGCATTTTGCGTCGCGATCCAATGACGATGAGTCAGGCGATCCGCGCCATGCAGGAGGCCGGCTGGCTGGTCAGCAAGGCCGACGCGGAAGATCGTCGTGTGAAGCGCCTGGCCGTCACCGCCAAAGGGAAAAAAGTCAGCAAAGCGATTCGCAGCAGCGAAGAAAAGCTGGCCCGGCATCTGGCCAAAGCGTGGGGTAAATCGCGCTATGAGCGCTTTCTCAAAGACCTCAATGATTACGATGGCGTGCTCAACGCAATTTCCGGCAACGGCTGAGGCCGCTTAGCTTTTGACGTAAAGCCATTCATCCCGGCCGCTGCGATAGCGGCCGGCAATTGCATCATGCGGCGCCGCTAGCGGTCGCAGCGGCTGCGGCGGGCTTGCCAGCCGTTGCACTCGTATGATTTTCTCATATAATAGGCCGCGCCGGCTTCCTGGCTCAGAACCATCAAACACCATCATCCCGTAGCGGCGCGCCGAGTCGGGCCTTATTCCAAGCGATCGCAAATCAGGAAACATAGCCAGATCTTGACCGCGCTCAATAGCATAGCGGCCGAAGCCGTCGGCCTCGCGGACATTGTAGCGAAGTCGGCCCCAGCTGCAGAGCTTCAAACCGGCGCATTCGTAGAAGACCAGCGCAGCTGCGGGGCCTGGCTGTAACAATTGCAGACCCTTCTGCTCTCTGCGCCGTGCGTGGCGAATCCGTTCGGTCCAGAGCGGACTCTCGCGCAGCGATTGTAGTTCTGATTGCAGTCGTTCGTGCCGCTGCTCGCTGCCCGAGGGACTGCGCAACAGGGTTTGCAGCAGGACCATGGCTCGTTTTGCTCGCTCCTGTAAAACCGGATGGGCCTCCTGGACCGCTTGCTGCAGGGCCAGGCAGTGCTCTGCCGCCTCTTCATATCGCTGACGAGTTTGCAGATTGCTGTCGTGCAGGGATCGTGCGGCATCGGCCGTGCGCCGCGCGGCCTCGCAGGCCTCGGATATGCGTTGTTCCAGCTGGTCCAGATCCAGACTTGCCATGGCGTACTTCGGCCCTCTCAGTCCTTTCTATATCGTCGGCCTCGAGACTGATCCGACTCGCGGCCCGGCTTGAGAAGGGCGGCAGCGGCGGGACACCTGTCTGCACTCTGTCCGCAGTGCAGCAAAAATCAATTGGCAAAGCGCCGGCGAAAAATGCTCAGCAACATTCCGGCGCCGGCATAACTTACCAGCAGATGCGATCCGCCGTAACTCATAAAGGAAAGGGGCAATCCTGTCACCGGCAGAAGGCCCAGGGCAATGCCGGCATTGAAAGCCATATGATGAAAGTACATAGCTGCCAGACCGCCGGCCAGCAAGGCGCCAAAGCGGTCGCGCGATTCAAAACTGACCTGCAGGGCGCGCAGCGGAATCAAAAAGAGCAAGGCCAGCATCAGTACGCTGCCCAGAAAACCAGTACGCTCCGCCCAGGCGGTGAAAATAAAATCGGTGAACGCTTCAGGCACCAGCGGCCGCGCGCCAACGGTCATATCGCCTTGAAAAAATCCGCGACCCGTTAGCTCGCCGGAGCCGATGGCCGCCTTTGAGGCGCGAATCTGGTAGGCCAGATCGCGCGGAAATTGATCCGGATTCACAAAGGCCGTGATGCGCGCAATCTGGTGGTACTTAAATGAAAGGGTTGTCTGAAAGGTGGCTGCCGCCAGCAGGGCGACGCCGAGGACGCCCAGCGGAATGTAAGCCTTGCGCAGTCGCGCCATGCTCTGTCCCTGCGTCATTCGAACAACGAAGAGAGCCAGCGCAATGACGGCGAAAATCGCCCCGAGGATGACGAGCAAGGTTGTGTTCTCGAGAGCAAGCAGCAAGACGCCGCCAGATTCAAAACGCACAGTATCCGCAGCGTCGCGCAGCGACTGCATCAGTGCGCCGTTGCCCAGTAGATTTGTTAAGTAGCTTCGATCCTGTTCGGCGATGCCTGCCGGGATGGCGCCGTCGCTCACGAATCGCCAGATGTCCGTTTTCAGGATACGAACCGCAGGCAAAAGCGACTCTGCGCCCAGAGAGGACAGGCGATCGAGCAGCGGGCTGACCAGCGTGATCTTGTGATACTCAACATAGAGCGGGATCAGCGTCGCCACGGCCCCCAGCACAACGACTGAGCCAATGTGGTAAATATCTGCGCCTGCCAGAAACAGCATCAGGAAAAGAATGGGAGCAATGGAGACGGCGCCGCCAAGGTCAGGCTGCACCACGATTAACAACATCGGCAAGAGGGCTATGCCGGCGGGAATGACCAGCGATTGTAGCTTATTTAGTTCTCGTTCCTTCAACTCCAGGTACTTTGCCAATAACAGAACAGTTGCCAGCTTGGCAATTTCTGAAGATTGGAAGCCAAACCAACCAAATCGAATCCACGAACGCGCGCCCTTGCTTTCGTCGCCGATGATCATCGTCAACAGCAGCAAAAAGATGCCGATGCCGTAGAGCGGAAGGGCCAATCCGCCAAGAACCTGGTAGTTTACGCGCCTTATAGCAAAGCAAACAATCAAAGCTAATCCGAAAAATATCAGCTGCCGGTACCAGCGGCCCGGCGGCTCTTCCAGGATCGACTCCTGCGCATAGAGCGTGAAGATCCCGGCAATGGTAATTGCCGCAGCTGCGCCAAAGAAGATCCAGTCGATTCGCCTGAGTTGGTCCACTGCTATGCCGCCGGACTGCCTTGCCTATTGTTCAACCTGCGGCGCTGGCAGCGGCGCCGTCGGACCAGCGCCAGATGGCGCGCTTGCGGCCGCGCCGGCTGGCGGCGAGCCAAGCTCCAGTGCAGCGCTGCCAGCGCGCGGCGGGATGTAGTCGCGAAATGCGGCGCGAAACATCTCGCCGGCTACAGGCGCCGCCATTGCGCCGCCGCCCATGCCGTACTCAACGAAGACAACGATGACCAGTTGCTCTTCGGGCGGAGCGCCGTAAGGCGCAAAGCCGGCAAACCAGGCGTGGTTGCGGCCGCGCGTACGGCTGCGGGTCTGCGCAGTGCCGGTCTTGCCCGCGATCGGCACCGGAATGGCCATCATATGGCGTGCACTGCCGCGGGAAACTACAGCGCGCAAGCCCTCCTGCACGGTGGCCAGCGAATCCAGCGATACGGGAGTTTCCGCCAGCAATTGCGGCTGAAAGCGACGCAAAACGCCGTCGTCCACTGGATCGCGCACCTCGCGCACCAGATGCGGACGATACATCTTGCCGCGATTGGCCAGCGCCGAATAGAACAAGGCCAGCTCCATCGGCGTCGTTTCCAGATATCCCTGTCCGATGGCAAGATTCACCGTGTCGCCGTCATACCAGCGACTGGACATGTGCAATTGTTTCCAGCGCGCATCGGGGACGCGTCCTTCCACCTCGCCGGGCAGATCAATTTCCGTCTTGCGATCAAAGCCAAAGGCGCGTGCGTACTGTATGATCGGGCGCGCGCCGATATGGTAGCCCAGATTGTAGAAGTAGACGTTGCAGCTCTGGGCAATGGCGCCAACCAGGTCATTGGTTCCATGGCCGGCCTGCCAGCAGTTGAAGTTTGTATCAGGGATGCCGGGCATGCTGGAGTGCAGGGTGAAATGACCGTAGCAGCTGTAGCTGGTGCTGCGCGTTACATCGTGGCGCGGCGAGGCCTCCAGCGCCGCCAGCGCCACCAGCGGCTTGAATGTTGAGGCAGGCGGAAATTTTGCCTGGGTCACAAGGTTCAAGAATCCTTCGTGATCGCGCACTTCTTCCAGATGGCGGGCCCGTTGCTCGCTATTGCCGCTGGAGAGAATATTGGGATCGTAACTGGGCTGTGAAATCAAGGCTACGATCTCGCCCGTCGCCGGACGAATGGCCACTGCGGCGCCGCGCAAACCGCCGTTGATCAAAGCGCGATAGCCGGCGGCCTGAACATTACGATCAATCGTCAGAATCAGCGTATTGCCCTGTTCGGTGTAGGCGACCTGCTCTTCAGCATCAATGATGCGGTGGCGCAGCCGAACGCCGTCGGTGCCGCGCAGCTCGGAATCATAACGCGCCTCGATCCCATCTTTGCCAAGGGTCTGATAGGAAAGGGCCAGGCCCTGGTCCAGTTGAGTGGCCGAGGGCAGGCCGATGTAGCCCGACACATGCGCCAGCGCCGGTCCCATGGTATAGTAGCGCATATGTTTGACCAGGAATTCGCCCTGATTGCCAAGATGCAGATCGGCCAGGCGCTCCTCTTCGCGACGCGTCATGCGCGTCAGCAGAATAATTGATTCGTTCTTGCGCACCAGAGAACGCCACGCGGCCGGCTGCAGGTAGCGGGCAAATTCCGCATAGTCCCGACCCATCACGCTGCAGAAGCTTTTAAGGAATCGCTCGCCTTCCTCGCGGCTGGCAAAGCGCGCCGGATAGACCACAAAGTCTTTGAATCGAATGTTCTGCACCAGCGGTTCGTCGCCTGGCTTGTAATTGCGATCAAACATAAGGCCGCGCGGGGCTACGGTGAACTCCTGCCGCGATACAAACTGTCGCGCCCGCCGGCGATTTTCAGCGCCCTGGACCAGTTGCAAATTGCCAAGCTGAATCAGCAAAGAAAGGATAACCGCGAAAACAACGGCAGTAAGTATGTACAATCGAATCTGAAACTTTCTCTCCAGGCGCCATTCGTACAGGGAGCGACTCATGGTATCATTCCTCCCCCGTTTCGCGGATACGGTAGATCCAACCCATCAGGGTGAACCAGAGCGGCGCAATGAATGCGGTGTAAAGGGCTGGACCAAAAAGTGAATAGTTCTTGTTGAAATCGTCAACGATTCCTTGCAAGAGCCAGGTGAGTATTCGGACGACAAAAGTAGAAATCAATACGAGGACTATAATTGGCAGCGTCCGGCGGCGATCGATTACCCGATTGATTTTACCCAGAAAGAAGCCGCTCAGGGCATAAATCAGCGAATGGATCCCGATCAGCGGGGTGAATTCCGCCGAGGACTGGCCAACGACCCAATTGGCGCTGTCCTCAAGCAGGCCCGCAAAGAAGCCGACCCACAAGCCGGTTAGCTCTCCTCGAAACAATGCAAAGAAGATTACAAACATCAACAGGAAGTCCGGATTGATGATGCCGGTGTTCATGAAGCTGAAGTTCAGACTCAAGAACTGGATGTCCTTGAGAAAATAGCAGATCGCCATGCCGAGGGCGATGACTCCGCTTTCGATCAACATCTATGGATTTCCTGCGCCCGGCGAGGGCAAATTGAAGTTCTGGATGCGCCTTCGGGGCGGTTGCTGGGTTTCGCCCGGTTTTTCCGCTGCGGCGCCCGGGTTCGGGACGGGATTCGCTTCCGGCAATGGTTGCGGAGCGCTCTGGGCGGCATTGGTCGGAGCAGCGCCGCTGTCGTTGTCGCGACGTCGCCGCGCAGTCTCGCGCAACGTGGAATCCGTATAAACCGGAGGTCCGAATTCTGTTTCCAGATGCTCTTCCCATCGTTCCCGCTGATCCCAGCCGCTGGACCAGGGCGTTGGCCGCTTCAGCAAGACCGAGACGATGTCCAGATTCTCGATCGGGGCGATGGGTTGGATGTAGGCGGTACGAAAATCATTCTCGCGCGGCCCTTCGCCCCGGACAAAGCCGATGGGAATACCCGCAGGAAAGACGCCGCCTTCGCCGCTGCTGTATACGATTTGATCCTTCGGAATGGCTGAATCGGTGTGCGAAAGGATGGCCCGGTTCGGATCGCTATCTGCAGTAATGAAGGTGATGATTGGCTCCAGTGAACGGCCGCTGTTGCCGTTGAGTATTGCCCATTGACCTGAGTCGCCAATGCGTACGCCCATCTGAAAGCCAGGGTGAACCAGCGGTTGAACTACAGCCGTGCTGGAGTCGACAGAAACAATGACGCCGACCAGACAGCGGATCAGATTCTGATTGGCGTCATGGGCCCGGGCGATTACCGGCATCAAGGGCGTTACGCCCTGGTCGGCGCCGCGATTGATGATGATGCGCGGCGACAGAGTGTTCAGACGCGCGCCGATGACCTGAGCGCGTACTTCCGGATAGTCTGCAGAGGGCAGAAAGCCCAGCGCTTCGCGCAGTTTCTCGTTTTCGCGGCGCAGCAAGTCGAACTTGTCCTTTTCCAGGCGGTGCTCTTCCAGCGCTTTCTGCGCCTGCTCATAGCGTTGTTCCAGTTCGCGGTACTTATCCAGTTCTACCCAGATGGCGCCGCCAAAGCTCAAACCGGAATTCAGAGTGGAAGTGAAGCGATCGGCCAGTCGGCCAAAATAGCCCATGCCCTGTGAGAACGGATTCCGTTGCCAGAGGAGGCTGATCAGCGAAAAGCCGATGCAAAACGTCAGGCTGAAGCTGTTGCGGTTCCGCCAGAGTATGTCCCAGAGCATGGCCCGATTTCTCCCGCCTATTCAGGAAGCCGATCGCGGAGCAAACATCGCTGGCGTCGCTCCACAGGTCCCGGTAATTTTGACAGCGCACTCATGGGCGCAGGCAGCATCGACCGATTTGTCTCTCATTCAACGGTCCGGCGGTCTGCGATCGGCCTTATTTCATTCCTGACCGAACGTACTTCAATTCGTCCAGGTATTTCCCGGTGCCCATCACCACGCAGGTCAACGGATTCTCGGCCCGAAAGACGGGGACGCCAGTTTCCTTACTCAGGAACTTGTCCAGACCCTTGAGCAGGCAGCCCCCGCCGGTCATTACAATGCCGCGTTCGACGATATCGGCGGCCAGCTCCGGAGGGGTGCGCTCCAGGGTCGACTTAACGGCTTCGAGAATGGCGTCGATAGGCTCCTTCAACGCCTTGCGGATCTCGTTGGAATCAATTTCCAGGGTGCGCGGCAGGCCGCTGATCGCATCGCGGCCGCGCAGCTCCATCACCTCGGTTTTCTTCTCGGGGTAGGCATTGCCGATGGTCAGCTTCACATCTTCGGCCATGCGCTCGCCAATGACCAGGTTGTACTGCGTTCTGAGATAGCGAATGATTGCTTCGTCAAACTCGTCGCCGCCGATGCGAATCGAATCGGCGATGACCATGCCGCCCAGGGAAATAACGGCGATCTCCGTAGTTCCGCCGCCAATATCGACAATCATAGTGCCGGCGGGCTCGTTGATTGGAACGTTGGCGCCAATGGCGGCAGCCAGGGCTTCCTCAATCAGCAG is a window from the Leptospirales bacterium genome containing:
- a CDS encoding MarR family winged helix-turn-helix transcriptional regulator, which translates into the protein MAASSSLLLSIGAAYRGSLEIIRKSAVLKDKHSTLAVSILQYVDRNSGVAQGELGRILRRDPMTMSQAIRAMQEAGWLVSKADAEDRRVKRLAVTAKGKKVSKAIRSSEEKLARHLAKAWGKSRYERFLKDLNDYDGVLNAISGNG
- the rodA gene encoding rod shape-determining protein RodA, encoding MDQLRRIDWIFFGAAAAITIAGIFTLYAQESILEEPPGRWYRQLIFFGLALIVCFAIRRVNYQVLGGLALPLYGIGIFLLLLTMIIGDESKGARSWIRFGWFGFQSSEIAKLATVLLLAKYLELKERELNKLQSLVIPAGIALLPMLLIVVQPDLGGAVSIAPILFLMLFLAGADIYHIGSVVVLGAVATLIPLYVEYHKITLVSPLLDRLSSLGAESLLPAVRILKTDIWRFVSDGAIPAGIAEQDRSYLTNLLGNGALMQSLRDAADTVRFESGGVLLLALENTTLLVILGAIFAVIALALFVVRMTQGQSMARLRKAYIPLGVLGVALLAAATFQTTLSFKYHQIARITAFVNPDQFPRDLAYQIRASKAAIGSGELTGRGFFQGDMTVGARPLVPEAFTDFIFTAWAERTGFLGSVLMLALLFLIPLRALQVSFESRDRFGALLAGGLAAMYFHHMAFNAGIALGLLPVTGLPLSFMSYGGSHLLVSYAGAGMLLSIFRRRFAN
- the mrdA gene encoding penicillin-binding protein 2 — translated: MSRSLYEWRLERKFQIRLYILTAVVFAVILSLLIQLGNLQLVQGAENRRRARQFVSRQEFTVAPRGLMFDRNYKPGDEPLVQNIRFKDFVVYPARFASREEGERFLKSFCSVMGRDYAEFARYLQPAAWRSLVRKNESIILLTRMTRREEERLADLHLGNQGEFLVKHMRYYTMGPALAHVSGYIGLPSATQLDQGLALSYQTLGKDGIEARYDSELRGTDGVRLRHRIIDAEEQVAYTEQGNTLILTIDRNVQAAGYRALINGGLRGAAVAIRPATGEIVALISQPSYDPNILSSGNSEQRARHLEEVRDHEGFLNLVTQAKFPPASTFKPLVALAALEASPRHDVTRSTSYSCYGHFTLHSSMPGIPDTNFNCWQAGHGTNDLVGAIAQSCNVYFYNLGYHIGARPIIQYARAFGFDRKTEIDLPGEVEGRVPDARWKQLHMSSRWYDGDTVNLAIGQGYLETTPMELALFYSALANRGKMYRPHLVREVRDPVDDGVLRRFQPQLLAETPVSLDSLATVQEGLRAVVSRGSARHMMAIPVPIAGKTGTAQTRSRTRGRNHAWFAGFAPYGAPPEEQLVIVVFVEYGMGGGAMAAPVAGEMFRAAFRDYIPPRAGSAALELGSPPAGAAASAPSGAGPTAPLPAPQVEQ
- the mreD gene encoding rod shape-determining protein MreD yields the protein MLIESGVIALGMAICYFLKDIQFLSLNFSFMNTGIINPDFLLMFVIFFALFRGELTGLWVGFFAGLLEDSANWVVGQSSAEFTPLIGIHSLIYALSGFFLGKINRVIDRRRTLPIIVLVLISTFVVRILTWLLQGIVDDFNKNYSLFGPALYTAFIAPLWFTLMGWIYRIRETGEE
- a CDS encoding rod shape-determining protein, with protein sequence MFLDRIYGMFSNDMGIDLGTANTLVHVKGMGIVLSEPSVVAVQSSTGKVLAVGHEAKRMLGRTPGDIVAIRPMKDGVIADFETVEKMIRYFIQKVHKRTTLVKPRMVIGVPSGITEVEKRAVRESAEQAGAREILLIEEALAAAIGANVPINEPAGTMIVDIGGGTTEIAVISLGGMVIADSIRIGGDEFDEAIIRYLRTQYNLVIGERMAEDVKLTIGNAYPEKKTEVMELRGRDAISGLPRTLEIDSNEIRKALKEPIDAILEAVKSTLERTPPELAADIVERGIVMTGGGCLLKGLDKFLSKETGVPVFRAENPLTCVVMGTGKYLDELKYVRSGMK